The following DNA comes from Camelina sativa cultivar DH55 chromosome 14, Cs, whole genome shotgun sequence.
TTTGGATGTATGAATGGGATTTTCCAAATCTTCGATCGTCACCATGTTCTAACAAGCCGGCCTAAAAGTCTTACTTTAGGTAATCATAATTCTTGACAATTAAGTAATAAACAATGGTTAATGCTCTTTAGATCGTGTCTCGTAGTGGTTGACTTGTACGTGGTCATATGTTAACAACGTTCTTAACTTATAGTATGTCTTTTTCAATCTTCTTTAGCTCTGTTTCTTCATGAACTTAAAAAAGGTCTTCTCTGATTCTTCTGTGAGGACTAAAAAGGTTTGTGCTTTCTCGGCTGTAGAGAAAAACTTGCTATGGTTTGTGAAATGTCTGTTCTCTTTTGTTACATTGATTTGGGTTTTGTGTGGCTTTCTCTTGGTAGCTTTTGACTTCTCTTAACCTTAGACTCTTGTAATTTGCAGAAGCTGCTATGTTTAGGGTTCATTGActtgagatgattttgatataattctgaatctttgttgttgttgttatgtgttgtttttgCAGGTAATGTACATGTCAATAGTATCAACTTAGACTCTGTTGATGCAATTTGTCACCAAAGATCAGCATTTCAGTTTCAAGACTCAAACATTACTAGCGGAAATGGGTCGAGCGAGAAACTAACAAGGGTATCAACCGAAGCTTCAAAGGTATCTTTCTCATCGTCGTGTTCATCATCTTCCCCGTTATCTTCTGAGGTCAACAGAGAAGTTCAGCCTGAAATTTCCACGGATGACCGAGTCATTTTTCCAGAATCTCCTGCAAGTGATCCAACAATGAGCCAAGGAAGTGGTACACGTATGGGACTTGACCTTAGAGATGTTGTTAGAGATTCTATGTATAGAGAAGTTAGAGGGCTCTCTGAAGTATGTAGACACAACAAAAGAGATGATTCTCCAAGACCCTATGGTTTGAAGCAATCCACGCCTGTAGATTTCAATGAATCCTGCAGAGCTCTAGCCAAACTTAGAAAAACATCTCATCATTATTACAATGAGGCTGACATGAAAGACGCATCTCGTTACTATGTTGATTCTCGCGGAAAGTCGAAATCCGGGAAAAAGCTGAAAGAGTTGCCTAAGCTTTCGTTGGACAGTAGAGACCACATTGATCTCAAATCAGGTAATAAGCTTTTTGAAAGTTTAAGCAGAAGCTCTAGCATGAACAAAGTTTCTGGTAGCCCGAAGCGGCCTCCTAGTGTTGTTGCAAAGCTAATGGGTTTGGAAACATTACCGGGTTCTCCTTTGGGCAGAGACAAAATAAACCTGTTTGATGATAACAGTGATCCGTTCTCAAGATCATTGAGGGAAAATAGCCTGAACCGTTCTCTCCGGTTTTCTCCTAGCTCACCAAGAAGCTTAGGGAAGGAccctgcttcttcttcttctccaagatgGAGAAGCTCTGAGTTTGTTATGAAACCCTTGTCAAGTTTGAGATATCCCATTGAACNNNNNNNNNNNNNNNNNNNNNNNNNNNNNNNNNNNNNNNNNNNNNNNNNNNNNNNNNNNNNNNNNNNNNNNNNNNNNNNNNNNNNNNNNNNNNNNNNNNNNNNNNNNNNNNNNNNNNNNNNNNNNNNNNNNNNNNNNNNNNNNNNNNNNNNNNNNNNNNNNNNNNNNNNNNNNNNNNNNNNNNNNNNNNNNNNNNNNNNNNNNNNNNNNNNNNNNNNNNNNNNNNNNNNNNNNNNNNNNNNNNNNNNNNNNNNNNNNNNNNNNNNNNNNNNNNNNNNNNNNNNNNNNNNNNNNNNNNNNNNNNNNNNNNNNNNNNNNNNNNNNNNNNNNNNNNNNNNNNNNNNNNNNNNNNNNNNNNNNNNNNNNNNNNNNNNNNNNNNNNNNNNNNNNNNNNNNNNNNNNNNNNNNNNNNNNNNNNNNNNNNNNNNNNNNNNNNNNNNNNNNNNNNNNNNNNNNNNNNNNNNNNNNNNNNNNNNNNNNNNNNNNNNNNNNNNNNNNNNNNNNNNNNNNNNNNNNNNNNNNGACTCTGTTGATGCAATTTGTCACCAAAGATCAGCATTTCAGTTTCAAGACTCAAACATTACTAGCGGAAATGGGTCGAGCGAGAAACTAACAAGGGTATCAACCGAAGCTTCAAAGGTATCTTTCTCATCGTCGTGTTCATCATCTTCCCCGTTATCTTCTGAGGTCAACAGAGAAGTTCAGCCTGAAATTTCCACGGATGACCGAGTCATTTTTCCAGAATCTCCTGCAAGTGATCCAACAATGAGCCAAGGAAGTGGTACACGTATGGGACTTGACCTTAGAGATGTTGTTAGAGATTCTATGTATAGAGAAGTTAGAGGGCTCTCTGAAGTATGTAGACACAACAAAAGAGAGGATTCTCCAAGACCCTATGGTTTGAAGCAATCCACGCCTGTAGATTTCAATGAATCCTGCAGAGCTCTAGCCAAACTTAGAAAAACATCTCATCATTATTACAATGAGGCTGACATGAAAGACGCATCCCGTTACTATGTTGATTCTCGCGGAAAGTCGAAATCCGGGAAAAAGCTGAAAGAGTTGCCTAAGCTTTCGTTGGACAGTAGAGACCACACTGATCTCAAATCAGGTAATAAGCTTTTTGAAAGTTTAAGCAGAAGCTCTAGCATGAACAAAGTTTCTGGTAGCCCGAAACGGCCTCCTAGTGTTGTTGCAAAGCTAATGGGCTTGGAAACATTACCGGGTTCTCCTTTGGGCAGAGACAAAATAAACCTGTTTGATGATAACAGTGATCCGTTCTCAAGATCATTGAGGGAAAATAGCCTGAACCGTTCTCTCCGGTTTTCTCCTAGCTCACCAAGAAGCTTAGGGAAGGAccctgcttcttcttcttctccaagatgGAGAAGCTCTGAGTTTGTTATGAAACCCTTGTCAAGTTTGAGATATCCCATTGAACCAGCTCCATGGAAGCAAACTGATAGAAACCGGTTTTTGCCAAAGCAAGCCTGCAGGCCTGTGAAATCTCTGTCACAGTCAATGGAGGGAAGATTGAAAGATCTCGAGTTTAAACATTCTGGAAAAGATCTCAGTGCTCTTAAAGAGATAATAGAGGCAATGCAATCAAAAGGTCTCTTTGATACTCGAAAGCAACCACAATGCATAAACTTGGAAGCTCAAAGAGATTATGAAATGGCAGATTCTGCAACTTCTAACCATGATTCAGGAGACCTGCGTAACCCGGTGATGCCATCCAAAAAGAGAGGCCCAATTGTGATTATGAAACCTGCCAGACTTGTTGAGAAATCTGGTATTCCTTCATCATCTCTGATTCCCATTCACAGTCTATCAGGTCTTCATAAGACCTGCAGAGAAGAACCTGTAAACGGTAGAAAAAATTCAACAAGTAGAAAGGCAGCAAAAGATCGTAGTCATGGAAACCAAAGAGCTGAATCATGTATCAGTTCTGTTGATAAGAAATCTAGCAGCAGACAAGTGAGGTCTTCTCAGCTTTCCAGAGAAAGCACTTCAAAGAATTCAGGATCTACAAGTCCAAAACTGCAGCAGATGAAGCATGAGCATGAGAAGGACAAGCGTTCTCGGCCACCAACCTCTCCATCTGATtcaagcaaatcaagaaaacaaacaaaccgaCAACCTGCGGAATCCACTACTTCACCTGGTGGTAGGCGTAGCAAACCCAGGGATCAGAGGAGCTTGCAGCAAAATGATGACCAACTTAGTCAAATGAGCAATAAATCCAGGACTGAAACAGAAGCCACCGTGAGTATCAAAAATGGTGGAAAGAGTCCATCCGTAATGGAAGCAGCCAAAGCTGTAGTCTCAAACTTAATACAGAATGTGAGTTGCTGTGTCCCATGCTACTGCTAAATTGTTTGGTACTTAAAAAAGTTTCAGCTGCTAATTTCTACAATTTTCTGTTATG
Coding sequences within:
- the LOC104740560 gene encoding protein LONGIFOLIA 2-like isoform X2, yielding MAAKLLHTLADENKKFGCMNGIFQIFDRHHVLTSRPKSLTLGNVHVNSINLDSVDAICHQRSAFQFQDSNITSGNGSSEKLTRVSTEASKVSFSSSCSSSSPLSSEVNREVQPEISTDDRVIFPESPASDPTMSQGSGTRMGLDLRDVVRDSMYREVRGLSEVCRHNKREDSPRPYGLKQSTPVDFNESCRALAKLRKTSHHYYNEADMKDASRYYVDSRGKSKSGKKLKELPKLSLDSRDHTDLKSGNKLFESLSRSSSMNKVSGSPKRPPSVVAKLMGLETLPGSPLGRDKINLFDDNSDPFSRSLRENSLNRSLRFSPSSPRSLGKDPASSSSPRWRSSEFVMKPLSSLRYPIEPAPWKQTDRNRFLPKQACRPVKSLSQSMEGRLKDLEFKHSGKDLSALKEIIEAMQSKGLFDTRKQPQCINLEAQRDYEMADSATSNHDSGDLRNPVMPSKKRGPIVIMKPARLVEKSGIPSSSLIPIHSLSGLHKTCREEPVNGRKNSTSRKAAKDRSHGNQRAESCISSVDKKSSSRQVRSSQLSRESTSKNSGSTSPKLQQMKHEHEKDKRSRPPTSPSDSSKSRKQTNRQPAESTTSPGGRRSKPRDQRSLQQNDDQLSQMSNKSRTETEATVSIKNGGKSPSVMEAAKAVVSNLIQNMSSPTLSEDGSSEHPSPVSVLNATIYREIEPSPMKVQTCEGSVNGLIESGVEHYEEDQWNPAYSFSKTTTSFSPEMNRKKLQNVELLVQKLRRLNSSHDETSQDYIASLCENIDPSTDQRYISEILLASGLLLRDLGSGLTTFQLHPSGHPINPELFLVLEQTKGCSNSSNEKLNRKLVFDAVNEMLVKKLAYVESTTDPWMKQAKARKNVLSAQHLLKELCSEIETLQKQAKKRSENFLLLVEEEEEDFLKCILDEDMAIRSGKWTDFDDVIPGLVLDLERLLFKDLVSEIVHGEIGRLQANSRRQKTFSTDE
- the LOC104740560 gene encoding protein LONGIFOLIA 2-like isoform X4, with amino-acid sequence MAAKLLHTLADENKKFGCMNGIFQIFDRHHVLTSRPKSLTLGNVHVNSINLDSVDAICHQRSAFQFQDSNITSGNGSSEKLTRVSTEASKVSFSSSCSSSSPLSSEVNREVQPEISTDDRVIFPESPASDPTMSQGSGTRMGLDLRDVVRDSMYREVRGLSEVCRHNKRDDSPRPYGLKQSTPVDFNESCRALAKLRKTSHHYYNEADMKDASRYYVDSRGKSKSGKKLKELPKLSLDSRDHIDLKSGNKLFESLSRSSSMNKVSGSPKRPPSVVAKLMGLETLPGSPLGRDKINLDKINLFDDNSDPFSRSLRENSLNRSLRFSPSSPRSLGKDPASSSSPRWRSSEFVMKPLSSLRYPIEPAPWKQTDRNRFLPKQACRPVKSLSQSMEGRLKDLEFKHSGKDLSALKEIIEAMQSKGLFDTRKQPQCINLEAQRDYEMADSATSNHDSGDLRNPVMPSKKRGPIVIMKPARLVEKSGIPSSSLIPIHSLSGLHKTCREEPVNGRKNSTSRKAAKDRSHGNQRAESCISSVDKKSSSRQVRSSQLSRESTSKNSGSTSPKLQQMKHEHEKDKRSRPPTSPSDSSKSRKQTNRQPAESTTSPGGRRSKPRDQRSLQQNDDQLSQMSNKSRTETEATVSIKNGGKSPSVMEAAKAVVSNLIQNMSSPTLSEDGSSEHPSPVSVLNATIYREIEPSPMKVQTCEGSVNGLIESGVEHYEEDQWNPAYSFSKTTTSFSPEMNRKKLQNVELLVQKLRRLNSSHDETSQDYIASLCENIDPSTDQRYISEILLASGLLLRDLGSGLTTFQLHPSGHPINPELFLVLEQTKGCSNSSNEKLNRKLVFDAVNEMLVKKLAYVESTTDPWMKQAKARKNVLSAQHLLKELCSEIETLQKQAKKRSENFLLLVEEEEEDFLKCILDEDMAIRSGKWTDFDDVIPGLVLDLERLLFKDLVSEIVHGEIGRLQANSRRQKTFSTDE
- the LOC104740560 gene encoding protein LONGIFOLIA 2-like isoform X3, encoding MAAKLLHTLADENKKFGCMNGIFQIFDRHHVLTSRPKSLTLGNVHVNSINLDSVDAICHQRSAFQFQDSNITSGNGSSEKLTRVSTEASKVSFSSSCSSSSPLSSEVNREVQPEISTDDRVIFPESPASDPTMSQGSGTRMGLDLRDVVRDSMYREVRGLSEVCRHNKREDSPRPYGLKQSTPVDFNESCRALAKLRKTSHHYYNEADMKDASRYYVDSRGKSKSGKKLKELPKLSLDSRDHTDLKSGNKLFESLSRSSSMNKVSGSPKRPPSVVAKLMGLETLPGSPLGRDKINLFDDNSDPFSRSLRENSLNRSLRFSPSSPRSLGKDPASSSSPRWRSSEFVMKPLSSLRYPIEPAPWKQTDRNRFLPKQACRPVKSLSQSMEGRLKDLEFKHSGKDLSALKEIIEAMQSKGLFDTRKQPQCINLEAQRDYEMADSATSNHDSGDLRNPVMPSKKRGPIVIMKPARLVEKSGIPSSSLIPIHSLSGLHKTCREEPVNGRKNSTSRKAAKDRSHGNQRAESCISSVDKKSSSRQVRSSQLSRESTSKNSGSTSPKLQQMKHEHEKDKRSRPPTSPSDSSKSRKQTNRQPAESTTSPGGRRSKPRDQRSLQQNDDQLSQMSNKSRTETEATVSIKNGGKSPSVMEAAKAVVSNLIQNMSSPTLSEDGSSEHPSPVSVLNATIYREIEPSPMKVQTCEGSVNGLIESGVEHYEEDQWNPAYSFSKTTTSFSPEMNRKKLQNVELLVQKLRRLNSSHDETSQDYIASLCENIDPSTDQRYISEILLASGLLLRDLGSGLTTFQLHPSGHPINPELFLVLEQTKGCSNSSNEKLNRKLVFDAVNEMLVKKLAYVESTTDPWMKQAKARKNVLSAQHLLKELCSEIETLQKQAKKRSENFLLLVEEEEEDFLKCILDEDMAIRSGKWTDFDDVIPGLVLDLERLLFKDLVSEIVHGEIGRLQANSRRQKTFSTDE
- the LOC104740560 gene encoding protein LONGIFOLIA 2-like isoform X1, producing the protein MAAKLLHTLADENKKFGCMNGIFQIFDRHHVLTSRPKSLTLGNVHVNSINLDSVDAICHQRSAFQFQDSNITSGNGSSEKLTRVSTEASKVSFSSSCSSSSPLSSEVNREVQPEISTDDRVIFPESPASDPTMSQGSGTRMGLDLRDVVRDSMYREVRGLSEVCRHNKRDDSPRPYGLKQSTPVDFNESCRALAKLRKTSHHYYNEADMKDASRYYVDSRGKSKSGKKLKELPKLSLDSRDHIDLKSGNKLFESLSRSSSMNKVSGSPKRPPSVVAKLMGLETLPGSPLGRDKINLFDDNSDPFSRSLRENSLNRSLRFSPSSPRSLGKDPASSSSPRWRSSEFVMKPLSSLRYPIEPAPWKQTDRNRFLPKQACRPVKSLSQSMEGRLKDLEFKHSGKDLSALKEIIEAMQSKGLFDTRKQPQCINLEAQRDYEMADSATSNHDSGDLRNPVMPSKKRGPIVIMKPARLVEKSGIPSSSLIPIHSLSGLHKTCREEPVNGRKNSTSRKAAKDRSHGNQRAESCISSVDKKSSSRQVRSSQLSRESTSKNSGSTSPKLQQMKHEHEKDKRSRPPTSPSDSSKSRKQTNRQPAESTTSPGGRRSKPRDQRSLQQNDDQLSQMSNKSRTETEATVSIKNGGKSPSVMEAAKAVVSNLIQNMSSPTLSEDGSSEHPSPVSVLNATIYREIEPSPMKVQTCEGSVNGLIESGVEHYEEDQWNPAYSFSKTTTSFSPEMNRKKLQNVELLVQKLRRLNSSHDETSQDYIASLCENIDPSTDQRYISEILLASGLLLRDLGSGLTTFQLHPSGHPINPELFLVLEQTKGCSNSSNEKLNRKLVFDAVNEMLVKKLAYVESTTDPWMKQAKARKNVLSAQHLLKELCSEIETLQKQAKKRSENFLLLVEEEEEDFLKCILDEDMAIRSGKWTDFDDVIPGLVLDLERLLFKDLVSEIVHGEIGRLQANSRRQKTFSTDE